CTCTTGACCACATGATcgaaattatatatatctaaattgGTTAAAGCTCAACAATATTAACTACTTTTTAACTCAACAGAATAGCTCCCAAATGACGCAATCTTTAAATAGTTTATGTAGCTTATCAGAcaattaaggaaaaaattagtagttttctttttcacaagTTAAAGGTCTCATTATCAATCCTAAACAAGTAAAGGTTAATGTTCATTTTTGTTgcatctttattaaaatttatttatcgcTACAACACTTTCAGATTTATGAGTTGTATTTTTTACTGAtcacaaatttttatattaatctaATTTGAGCTAATGAACTTCCCCTcaataacaaataattactcataaaaaggaaaaaaaaacttaatttaaatgtttagcATAATCAACTATGATTTTGAATACAAAATTAgcaaaaattaactaaattaatcctaagtttataataaaaattagctAAATTTAGATacgaaaattttatttaagaaaaaaataaaataaaataaaaatgattggTCCAGAATGCTCCTAACTCTAACCATACTTACTTCAATTTAGAAATTCTGTTAAAATTTTCTCATATAAAAACAGGTCATTTGTTGAACGGAAAGAAATCAAGGCAGCAACTTCCCATCTTCTATTacccaacaaaacaaaaaaaaaaaaaaaaaagaaaaaaaaaaagaaatagctTGAGATTTGTAGCCAAGAAACATGGCGTATGACGGCGGTGGATGCAAGAACAATAAGGCTGCCCTGGTTGGGTTGTTGTCTCTATTTTTGGTTGCCTTGGTTAATGGTGTAAGTGGTGCAGGAGAGGACCCTGGCTCCTCTAATGCTGCCATTAAGACTCTATGTGAGCCCACTACTTACCGTGAAACTTGCGAAGAAGTCTTGGTGAAGTCCAATGTTGACTCAAAAGACCCACGTGAGTTGGTCAAGGCAGGGTTCCATTTTGCTATTGAGCAGCTCAAAGTAGCCATTGCAAATTCCCCCACTTTGAAACAAGCCGCCACTGACCCCATGGCGCAAAAAGCAGTTGATGCTTGCGACGAGCTCATGGATTATGCAATTGATGATCTTTTAACTTCCTTTGATAAAATCACTGATAGTTTTGATGTACACAGAGTGAATGATTATCTTGAGAACCTTAGGATTTGGTTGAGCGCTGCATTGACATATCAAGAAACTTGTTTGGATGGTTTCGAGAATGTTCCTGGCGATACTGGTgaaaagatgaagaatttgTTGAAGACGTCAAAAGAAATGACCGCCAATGGGCTTGTGATGGTGGGTGAGGTTACATCCCTTGTGAGCACTTTGTGGGAGAAGTTGGGACTGCCGCCACAAACGGGGCGACAACTTCGAACAGAGGAATCCAATGAAGAATTCCAAGAGGAAGAGCCATCTTGGGTGAGCGACAGGCGAGGGCTACTCGAGGCCACTGGAGCTAACATCAAGGCGAATGTGGTGGTGGCTAAAGACGGAAGTGGAAAGTATAAGACAATAACTGAAGCCCTTAAAGAGGTACCATTGAAGAGCAATACAACCTTTGTGATTCATGTGAAGGAAGGAGTTTATGAAGAGCAAGTGATGGTGGACAAAAAAATGACCTATGTCATGATGATTGGAGACGGCCCGACTAAGACCAAGATCACAGCTAGCAAGAATGTCGCTGATGGAACACCCACATTCAAAAGTGCTACCTTTGGTAAGTTACCATCTAGTTTATAATCGTATTCATACGAATTCAATAACTGAATTTAACATGATTTCATATTCTTAACAGCGGCGATCGGATCCAACTTCATCGGAAAAGACTTGTGGTTCGATAACTCAGCTGGAATTTACAAAGGCCAGGCCGTGGCACTCCGAGTTCAATCCGACATGTCAATCTTCTACAATTGTAGAATGGACGGCTATCAAGATACTTTCTACCCCCAAACCAAACGTCAATTCTACCGAGATTGCACAATCTCCGGTACCGTTGATTTCATCTTTGGCAATGCTGCTGTCGTGTTACAGAACTGTAAGATCTTAGTGAGGAAGCCAAAGCCGAAACAACCATGCCCTATCACTGCCCAAGGTCGAATGGAGAGTGATGAGCCCACTGGTATCGTCCTCCAAAATTGCATCATCTCTTCCGACCCTGACTACTACCCCGTTCGCCATACCAGTAAGTCCTACCTTGGTCGTCCATGGAAGCAGTATTCAAGAACCGTCATCATGCAATGCCAAATCGACGACTTGATCCAGCCTGAAGGTTGGCTTCCATGGAATGGTGATTTTGCTCTCAATACTTTGTATTACACAGAGTTTGAGAATAGAGGACCTGGTGcagcaaaagaaaatagagttaagTGGAAGGGAGTTAAACAGATCACAGCAAAACAGGCCATCAATTTCACCCCTTCGTTGTTTATTCAGGGTGATGATTGGATCAAGAAGACCGGAATACCGTACACTAGTGCCCTGATGAAAATCTAAAACCAAGAGAATAGAGCTCCTAGGATTCATGAGTTGAAGCTTTTCGAATGTATTCCTAGTAATCGTTTTCGGTCATGACAATGGTCTAAAACCAAGGGATAGGGACAGTTTtgtttaaaaacattatcattcattttaagattttgaacattaatttatcattcattttaagattttgaataaataaattctttttctctcttgatTTGAGTGAGTTGAGATTACaatgatttaatatttgtagtttaatatatgttataatttaaCTCGAGAATTAAGatcaaatcaatttaataatcGTTAAAaggtataaatttttttaatcttcaattttttaaatcagtccactaaatttctaaataaattaatttataaaagtatTAATTCTATGGCTTAAGAAAGCTTTTGGCTTCTAGTAGAACATAACCAAGGCTATTTCATAAAGTGCTTTTCCATTTCAACAGCTTCAGACTCGATTGTACAAGTTGATTCACAAGATACTAGGAAGGAGAATGAAGGAAAGTTTGTCCCCAGTAAAAAAATAAGGTCATGGAGTTGAGAAACAAGTTGATTAAGTTCATGGAAGATCATATATACCCTatggaaaattaattttacaaaCTTGCTCAATCTTCCAAACGTTGTTCCATTCACCCAGAGGAAGAGCAACTGAAGGAGATGGCTAAGAAAGAAGGCTCGTGGAACTTGTGGATACCTGTTTGTATTTTGGCTTCTCTCATTTGATCGTATATGCGATCATTGTTTTCACACCTTtgtaaagaatgaaaatgcgtatgctaggaagaAATTTTCATACCCTGGtaaagaatgaaatgaaaaatgtttcattctcctccccaaccgatgtgggatctcacaatccaccccctttggggaccagcgtcctcgctgacacttgttcccttctccaatcgatgtgggacccccaatccaccctccattcggggctcaacctcctcgtgagatcccacatcagttggagaggagaataaaacgaggggaagcctaaaagggaaagtccaaaaaggacaatattNCACGGATTCCTTATTAACACCGTTTCGAACACAACAGTACATTCCAAAATAACTGTTATTCGGGCATCTTTCCCTTGGCCATGAACCTCCcttgtatttttaattcacGCAACTCTTCTATTTTCTGACTCAAACTTGTCTCCAAGCTAAAGGAACATGTCGGCAAGATCCAACAACTGACCAAGTCAAGAGTCAGAACCTGGTGCCATATGACAAAAGAGAAATTAGAAGCATCGAGAGGCAAGTTCACCCAACAACTGACCAAGTCATGAGTCGTGGTACCATATGACAAAAGAGTAGTCAGAAGCATCCACTCGAACTTGTCTCCAAGCTGACGGAAGACATTAGCAAGATCCAACAACTTACCAAGTCAAGAGTCAGAACCTGGTGCCATATGACAAAAGAGAAGTCAGAAGCATCTAGAGGCAAGTTCACTAAACAACTGACCAAGTCAAGAGTCGTGGTGCCATATGATTGGTCAAGAGTCGTGGTGTCATATGATAAAAGAGAAGTTAGAAGCATCCACTCGAACCTTTCTCCAAGCTGACGGAAGACATCAGCAAGATCCAACAACTGACCAAGTCAAGAGTCAGAACGTGGTGCCATATGACAAAAGATGGTGTCATATGACAAAAGAGAAGTCAAAGCATCTAGAGGCAAGTTCACCCAACAACTGACCAAGTCAAGAGTGGTGGTGCCATATGACAAAAGAGAAGTTAGAAGAATCCACTCGAACTTGTCTCCAAGCTGACAAAAGAGAAGTTAGAAGAATCCACTCGAACTTGTCTCCAAGCTGACGGAAGACATCATCAAGATGAGCATTATGACAAAAGATAGTGAGGTGCTTAATAATTATATACCTTTCTGAAACACAACCAATTCCAGCGAGTCGAGTCGGCAACAGTCAGAGAGTTAGGATCGTCATCCGAACGAGGCCGAGATTGAGTAGGGGAGAATTTCACAATTAGTGGGGCGAATGCGCCCCAAGAAAGAcatcgaggacgatgactaaattaagtggaggagaatgtcacaatctGCAATACGATTGTGCCCGAGtaagtcatcgaggacgatgactaagttaagtgggggagaatgtcacaaccatactatgaagagagtaggttgtgaccctcacctCATAACAAGCAAATTGGCGCCCCTCAAGAGACGCCCATCCGGCCACATGTGGGCCAATAT
This portion of the Cucurbita pepo subsp. pepo cultivar mu-cu-16 chromosome LG08, ASM280686v2, whole genome shotgun sequence genome encodes:
- the LOC111800030 gene encoding pectinesterase-like → MAYDGGGCKNNKAALVGLLSLFLVALVNGVSGAGEDPGSSNAAIKTLCEPTTYRETCEEVLVKSNVDSKDPRELVKAGFHFAIEQLKVAIANSPTLKQAATDPMAQKAVDACDELMDYAIDDLLTSFDKITDSFDVHRVNDYLENLRIWLSAALTYQETCLDGFENVPGDTGEKMKNLLKTSKEMTANGLVMVGEVTSLVSTLWEKLGLPPQTGRQLRTEESNEEFQEEEPSWVSDRRGLLEATGANIKANVVVAKDGSGKYKTITEALKEVPLKSNTTFVIHVKEGVYEEQVMVDKKMTYVMMIGDGPTKTKITASKNVADGTPTFKSATFAAIGSNFIGKDLWFDNSAGIYKGQAVALRVQSDMSIFYNCRMDGYQDTFYPQTKRQFYRDCTISGTVDFIFGNAAVVLQNCKILVRKPKPKQPCPITAQGRMESDEPTGIVLQNCIISSDPDYYPVRHTSKSYLGRPWKQYSRTVIMQCQIDDLIQPEGWLPWNGDFALNTLYYTEFENRGPGAAKENRVKWKGVKQITAKQAINFTPSLFIQGDDWIKKTGIPYTSALMKI